The Vigna radiata var. radiata cultivar VC1973A chromosome 6, Vradiata_ver6, whole genome shotgun sequence DNA segment TAAATAGTTCAAAGTATCTGAACTGAACTATTCTAGTTCAATTATACCGCAGTTCTGTTCAGTTaactaatttttagtttatcacATTACGATTCAATTAACTACATTTTCCGATTTCCCAAATGCTCATAGTAGCATCAAGCATGAACCATGAAGTGCTGGATTTATAGAATTTCTAACATTGGACTGGGTGGTTAATATGAAGAACAAATGCAAAAGGGTCATGGTAAACAGTGAATatccatataaaaaattaactagaACATTAATATCATTAAGGATTTCAGGGTAAACATTCAAATGGAATAACAAGTGAAGACCAGTACAAATTGATAATCAGGTTCAGTTTTAACCTGAAGAAATCTATGTGCGAGAATAGCCCAATAGACATTTCCAATAGCAGCATATAAATAACAGAAACATCACTTTTGTTGCAACTTTAGAACTTGTTCCTCTTCCCAGGATCCAATTCCAAAATAATGATCAAGTTATTTCAAGCACTGTTGATGGACACCTCATTGCTTTGGTAAGCTGAACTAGGAACTGCAGAGTTTAGACCATACTTAGCAGGGTAGGAAGCCTCCATTGCAATTCCACACTTCCCTGTGGAGTTGCTTCTCACGTTGCACTCCATCTTGAAATAGCCATCCTTACCCCCTCGACTGCCCCATGAATTCCTCACCAGCCAGTAATCAGCACCATTTTCACTCCTATATCCAACAAACACCATACCATGACCTAAATTTGTTCCACATTTACCAGTAAACACACCCTgcaaaaaaatcacaaaacttTAAGCTTATACATTTGACAACCATACATTGTTACTTGAGAAATAGTTCCCTGTCTTAAGGTTATACCAATTTAAGAACATCGTCTCAAATGAAAATCAATGTGGTGATCACTGTgtaacattttataaattgatatggAAATTAAACAATGAAATCCACATGCATATTTGACAAATAAACTAGGGACATGTTTGTTTCAATGTCGTAATCAATTTCACCTACTGTGTACTCCTTCCAACAAGtacatttgattttaaaatttaaattagtttgcttCAATTATTATTAGCATCCACATtctattatctttaattttaaacaaaatcaaatattaagataacttgtaaaatatctttaattattatactaTGTTTAACGTGTTATCACATTAATTTATTGGTTGaaagaatatattaaagttattttcttatataaataaataattatctataaaaatatttgtccggtatattttgaaagacaagaattctaattttttttgaaaaacaaagacaagtaataaaaatgaaaatagtaatCGTGTCCTTGTATACATATTTTCATGTATGTTTACTTAACATTTTGAAAGGTCAAAATGTTCGTGATAGTCTCCAATCATTTATTAGTATATGTTTGTGCAATTTAGTCTTTAGCCACTAAGGCGCGTATGTTAATCGATTCATATCTTTTGATAAATAGTTAAAGCATTAGAAAATACCATATACACAAACATTTCTATGTGCACATCGCTAATACAAGTTTTTCTTAGATTAAGACAAGGTATTCAAGCTGCAACAACGActctttttacttttgttactaatataataacATCTATCAAAGGTAtgtatcacaaatttttattgtattgttttcttttaattgctTAATCTCTTGCTATATCAAAGGTATGTATGACTAAATACTAATTTGTAACTAACTAAAGAGTCATGAACTCATTCATGTTTAGGAACCAAATCAATCCAAATGCTGGAGGATTTATTTCTTTCCATCGCAACAAAGATTGCAGAATATGCAGTGCATCCAATTTTACATCATTCTCAATACTTGTGTTGTTTCAACAACTTTGCTTCCAATCTTCCAAATGCCAAAGAACAATTGGAATTGACTCGAGATGGAGTGAAGGAGCGAATAAGAGAAGCCATCAATATGGTTGAAAAAGTTGAGCCAACTGTTGAGAAGTGGCTGAAAGATGTTGAAAACGTCTTAGAAGAAGTGCAAATGTTGGAAGAAAGAATATTGTGCGTGAACAAAAGCTATTTCAGAAGGCAATGTCGATATTCTCTGGCAAaacaaatagaaagaaaaacaactgAAATGATTCAGCTCCATCGTAATAGCAAGTTTGAACCCTTTTCGAGGATTACTGAACTCCCAGGCATGCAGTACTATTCTTCCAAAGATTTCTTTATGTTCAACTCTACAGTAGCATCTTACAACAAGCTTCTAGAAGCATTAAATAACAAAAGTGCTTTCATAATTGGATTAGTTGGATTAGGAGGGTCAGGGAAAACTACTTTGGCAAAAGAAGTGGGTAAAAAAGCAGAAGACATGAAACTCTTTGGGAAGGTTGTCTGGGCAACAGTGTCTCAACCTCTAAATATAAGAAGTATTCAAGATCAAATTGTTGATCAATTGGGCTTCAAGTTAACGGAAGATTCAGATATAGGTAGAGCTCGTAGACTATCAGAGAGATTAAAAAAAGGTACAACTCTTATAATCTTGGATGACATATGGGAAATTCTAAACTTTGAAGCTTTAGGTATTCCGCTTAATGAAAGTAGTAAGGCTTGTTGCGTATTGATAACTACTCGAAGTAAAGAAGTATGCACTTCTATGCAATGCCAAAGTATTATTGAACTAAATCTTTTGAGTGACCAGGAAGTTTGGACTTTGTTCAGACATTATGCAAACATAACTGATGACTCCTCAGAAGTTTTGAAAGGTGTGGCAAGAAAAATTGTTCATGAATGTAAGGGATTGCCCATTGTAATTGTGACCGTGGGAAGCATGCTAAAGGATAAAACTATTGCAAATTTTGAGTTAGCATGTTCAAGGCTAGAAAATTATGAGCCACTAGATATTCCGAAAGGCTTAATAAGTCTTTATGTTTGTGTTGAATTAAGTTACAGTAATTTGACAAGCCAATTAGCTCAATCCTTATTATTGTCATGTTCTATGTTTCCAGAGGATTGTGAAATAGATTTGGAAGATTTGTTTCGATTTGGAAGGGGATTTGGCACAATTGGGACGTTTGGAACGATGGAGGACGCAAGGGGATGGATAAATGCAGCTATTGACATGCTAAAGAATTGTTTTTTGTTAATggatgcaaaagaaaaacaaagggTAAAAATGCACGATGTGGTTCGTGATGCAGCGTTGTGGATTGCGTCTAAAAGTGGTAAAGCAATTTTCACACGTACTGAAGTGGACCCAAGAGCTTTGGAAGATGATGAAACCCTGAAAGATATGAAAGCAATAGCCGTATGGGGTTTGAAAAGTTATGATgttctcaattataaaataaattgtccAATACTTGAAactcttttgctttcttttaatGTGAGTGATGGCGTAAAAGTATCAGATGGGTGTCTTCAAAGCTTGGAAAACCTTAAAACCTTAGCAATCTTAAACTCAGTTGGGTGGAAGCACGATGAATTGCCTTTGCAAGAGTCATTGAAGTCATTAAAAAACCTTCGAACACTATGCTTGAGGAGTTGTAATTTAGGTGACATCTCTTTTGTGGAAAGTCTGCAAGCATTGGAGATTCTTGACTTGCGTGGctcttattttgattatttgccCGTTGGGATTGTAGAATTAAAGAAGTTGAGGATTTTGGATTTGTACAAATGTCTggttaagaaaaatgaaaacgtTGAAGCTTACGAAGTTGTAGGGAAATGTTTGCAGCTTGAGGAATTGTATTTGCATTTGATGAATTATGAAAATGCCTTTCCACGTGATGTCTCTTTCTCCAGATTACAAAGGTATGTTATTGGAAGTGGTTATTATCGATATTTTGATGATACTGTGAAAAGATATGCACAATCaagaaatttattaatgaatagaTTTGATGTTGctgttcaaaattttatatcattacCAATCAAGGATCTGTTTATGAGAACAGAGTTCCTTTGTTTGAGGGACCTTAAGGgagattataaaaatataatcccATCCATGGATCCACATGGCATGAATCAGTTGATTGCCCTGAAACTTATAAAGTGTTCAGAGATAGAATGTCTCGTTGATAACACTATCAATACCAGCACCAGTTTTGGTTTGCTTCAAACTGAAGTAATTGTGTTCTCCATGCTTGTTTACTTAAGGTTGGAAGACTTACATAAACTTCGAGAGGTGTTTTGTGATCCCTCTTCACAATGTTCTCTCAAACATTTAGAAGAGCTCGAGATAGAAAATTGTGGTGAATTATATAGCATATCCTTTCCAAGGAACTCAAAGCTATGCAATTTGAAGGTCCTTTCAATATCTGAATGCCCAATGCTAACTTCTCTATTCACGTCATCCATTGTTCAAACTCTAGAGCTGTTAGAGGTTCTAAGAATATCTTCCTGTAGATCATTGAGACACATAATTAAAGAAGATAATAATGTCCTTTCAAGCACTCAAAGTTATTCTTCTTTGATGCTTCCAAAATTAAGGAATCTTTTCAT contains these protein-coding regions:
- the LOC106763358 gene encoding disease resistance protein At4g27190-like; the encoded protein is MLEDLFLSIATKIAEYAVHPILHHSQYLCCFNNFASNLPNAKEQLELTRDGVKERIREAINMVEKVEPTVEKWLKDVENVLEEVQMLEERILCVNKSYFRRQCRYSLAKQIERKTTEMIQLHRNSKFEPFSRITELPGMQYYSSKDFFMFNSTVASYNKLLEALNNKSAFIIGLVGLGGSGKTTLAKEVGKKAEDMKLFGKVVWATVSQPLNIRSIQDQIVDQLGFKLTEDSDIGRARRLSERLKKGTTLIILDDIWEILNFEALGIPLNESSKACCVLITTRSKEVCTSMQCQSIIELNLLSDQEVWTLFRHYANITDDSSEVLKGVARKIVHECKGLPIVIVTVGSMLKDKTIANFELACSRLENYEPLDIPKGLISLYVCVELSYSNLTSQLAQSLLLSCSMFPEDCEIDLEDLFRFGRGFGTIGTFGTMEDARGWINAAIDMLKNCFLLMDAKEKQRVKMHDVVRDAALWIASKSGKAIFTRTEVDPRALEDDETLKDMKAIAVWGLKSYDVLNYKINCPILETLLLSFNVSDGVKVSDGCLQSLENLKTLAILNSVGWKHDELPLQESLKSLKNLRTLCLRSCNLGDISFVESLQALEILDLRGSYFDYLPVGIVELKKLRILDLYKCLVKKNENVEAYEVVGKCLQLEELYLHLMNYENAFPRDVSFSRLQRRMKLPSHSTNWMFYCLIPNSNLEIFG